In Terriglobales bacterium, the sequence ATCGCCTGGGAGAAGGAAGGCGCCTTCACCGGCGAGATATCCGCCGAGATGCTGCTGGCCATCGGCTGCACCCACGCCATCATTGGCCACTCCGAGCGGCGGCAATACTTCGGCGAGACCGACGACACGGTCAACGCTCGCCTGAAAGCGGCGCTCGAGGCCGGGCTGACGCCCATCGTCTGCGTCGGCGAGGTGCTGGAGGAGCGGGAATCCGGCATGACCGAGGAAGTCCTGCGCCGCCAATGCGCTCGGGCCTTCCGCAAGATCTCGGGCAAGAAGGCAGCCAAGCTGGTCATTGCCTACGAGCCGGTGTGGGCCATCGGCACCGGAAAGACGGCGACCCCGGAGATGGCCGCCGAGGCCCATGCCCTCATCCGCGCCGAAGTCTCCAAGGCGATGGGCCAGGAGCTCGCCGACAACCTGCGCATCCTCTATGGCGGCAGCGTCAAGCCGGAGAACGCCAAGGCGCTGATGTCGGAGGCGGAGATCGACGGCGCGCTGGTCGGCGGCGCCAGCCTCAAGCCCGACAGCTTCACCGCCATCGTCAAGTACTGAATAGGGCCTCTGCTATAATGAAACTCGCCCTTCGTGTCCGTCTGCGCGTGCGGAAGTGGTGGAATTGGCAGACACACCATCTTGAGGGGGTGGCGCCGAGAGGCATGCGGGTTCAAGTCCCGCCTTCCGCACCATCCGACCCCCGAAAACGGGCGAAGCTTAAGAGAAAGGTCAAGGCGCGTTTGCGCCCCGGGTTGTTTACAGCATGGTCGTCCTGCTCACCATCCTTCACGTCATCGTCTGCTTCTTCCTGATCATCGTGGTGCTGCTGCAAAGCGGCAAGAGCGCCGACATCGCGGCCGCCTTCGGCGGCATGGGTAGCCAGACCGCCTTCGGTCCTCGTGGCGCCGCCACCGTCCTGACCAAGGCCACCACCTGGGCCGCGATCATCTTCATGATCACCTCGCTGAGCCTGGCCATCATCGCCTCGAAGAAGCGCGCCGGCTCCATCCTCGGCGGCACCAAACCCGCGCAGACCCAGGGTCAGACCCAGCCCTCGGCGCCTCCGGCCCAGAACCCGGTGCAGGGCCAGCCGCAGCAGAACCGGCCCGTCGCCCCGCAACCCGCTTCGAAGTAGTCCCCAGTCACCGGTCGCCAGTTTTCAGAAAGCTTCGCCAGCGTGCGAGGCTTTTCGTTATGCTGGACTGGCGACTGGCTACTGGCCACTGACCATGCTTATGATCCACGAGATCCTGGCCGTCGGGCCGCTGCAGTGCAACTGCTCCATCATCGGGGACGAGGCCTCCAGGGAGGCCATCGTCCTGGATCCCGGCGACGATGTCGAAGACGTGATGGAACTGGTGCGCCGCCATCAGCTCTCGGTCAAGCAGATCGTCATCACCCACGCCCACATCGACCATGTGGGTGGCGCCATGAAGCTCAAGCGCCTGACCGGCGCTCCCATCCTCATCAACCAGAACGACTACGCCCTGCTGAAGATGCTGGACGCGCAGGCAGGCTGGGTAGGCATGAGGCCTCCCGGACAGGTGAAGATCGACCAATCCCTCGGCGAAGGCGACAAGGTGCGCGCCGGCGGGCTCACGGGCTCCGTGCTGTACACCCCGGGCCACACTGAAGGCAGCATCTGCCTCTATTTCCCGGCCGACAAGATGCTCTTCGCCGGCGACACGCTCTTCGCCGGCAGCATCGGGCGCACCGACCTGCCC encodes:
- the tpiA gene encoding triose-phosphate isomerase → MPRKKLIAANWKMYKTPDQAREFVRAFLPMVAGHDRDEIVLCPPFVDIAAVAEAVKGSDVAVGAQNIAWEKEGAFTGEISAEMLLAIGCTHAIIGHSERRQYFGETDDTVNARLKAALEAGLTPIVCVGEVLEERESGMTEEVLRRQCARAFRKISGKKAAKLVIAYEPVWAIGTGKTATPEMAAEAHALIRAEVSKAMGQELADNLRILYGGSVKPENAKALMSEAEIDGALVGGASLKPDSFTAIVKY
- the secG gene encoding preprotein translocase subunit SecG, translated to MVVLLTILHVIVCFFLIIVVLLQSGKSADIAAAFGGMGSQTAFGPRGAATVLTKATTWAAIIFMITSLSLAIIASKKRAGSILGGTKPAQTQGQTQPSAPPAQNPVQGQPQQNRPVAPQPASK
- a CDS encoding MBL fold metallo-hydrolase is translated as MIHEILAVGPLQCNCSIIGDEASREAIVLDPGDDVEDVMELVRRHQLSVKQIVITHAHIDHVGGAMKLKRLTGAPILINQNDYALLKMLDAQAGWVGMRPPGQVKIDQSLGEGDKVRAGGLTGSVLYTPGHTEGSICLYFPADKMLFAGDTLFAGSIGRTDLPGGSYDKIMASLHGPVLSLPDDTIVVPGHGPLTTIGDERETNPFLLRRS